The Streptomyces sp. NBC_00597 DNA segment TATCCCCTCTCCCGGCGCGATCTGCCCGGCCTCGCCGCCGACGTGCTCGTCGGCGGGGTGGGGCCGGCCGCCGCCGCGGCCGCCACGGCCACCGCGCTCGCGCTGGCCGAGTACACCCTCGTCGTCTCCGCCGGAATCGGCGGCGGGTTCGCGCCCGCCGCCCCGGTCGGCTCCCTCGTGGTCGCCGACGCCGTCGTGGCCGCCGACCTCGGGGCCGAAACCCCCGACGGCTTCCTCGACGTACAAGAGCTCGGCTTCGGGCACAGCGTGCACCTCCCGCCCGCCGAGCTCGCCGCCCGGGCCGCCGAGGCCACCGGGGCACTGCTCGCGCCCGTGCTGACCGTCTCCACCGTGACCGGCACCGCCGAGGGCGCGGCCCGGCTCGCCGCCCGGCATCCGCTCGCCGGCGCCGAGGCCATGGAGGGCTTCGGGGTCGCCGAGGCGGCCGCCGCGCACGGGGTGCCCGTGCTGGAGATCCGCGCCGTGTCCAACGCCGTCGGCCCCCGCGACCGCGACGCCTGGCGGATCGGGGACGCGCTGGCCGCGCTCACCGCCGGATTCCGCGCCCTGGGGCCCGTACTCGTCCATTGGGGAGAGCACCGACATGAGTCGTGACCCGCACCCGGCGGTCAAGATCGCTTATTCGCCCTGTCCGAACGACACCTTCGTCTTCGACGCGTGGGCCCACGGCCGGGTCCCGGGCGCGCCCGGCCTCGACGTCACCTTCGCCGACATCGACATCACCAACGGCATGGCCGAGCGCGGCGAGCTGGACGTGCTGAAGGTGTCGTACGCGGTGCTGCCCTGGGTGCTGGAGGAGTACGCGCTGCTGCCCTGCGGCGGGGCGCTCGGGCGTGGCTGCGGGCCGCTCGTGTTGACGCGGGAGCCGGGCATCGACCTGACCGACAAGACGGTCGCCGTGCCGAGCGAGCGCTCCACCGCCTACCTGCTGTTCCGGCTGTGGGCGGCGGACGTGCTGCCGGACGGCGTCGGCAAGGTCGTCGTGCTGCCGTTCCACGAGATCATGCCGGCCGTCCGCGACGGCCGGGTCGACGCCGGGCTGGTCATCCACGAGGCGCGGTTCACCTATCAGGACTACGGGCTGCACCGCCTCGCTGACATGGGCGAGCACTGGGAGTCCACGACGGGCCTGCCGATCCCGCTCGGCGCGATCATCGCGAAGCGCTCGCTGGGCGCCGAGACGCTGCACGCCCTGGCCGAGTCGGCCCGTACGTCGGTCCGGATGGCCTGGGACGACCCGGAGGCCTCCCGCCCGTACGTCCGCGCCCACGCTCAGGAACTCGACCCGGCCGTCGCCGACCAGCACATCGGGTTGTACGTCAACGAGTTCACCGCCGATCTCGGCGACGACGGGTACGCGGCGGTGCGCGGCTTGTTGACGCGGGCCGCGGCGGAGGGTCTGGTACCGGCCATCGCACCGGGTGCGCTGGCGTTCCCGTAGGCCCCTTCCACGCCGGTACGACGGTGCCCCGGCCCTCTGGGGAGGGCCGGGGCACCGTCGTGCGTACGGGCTCAGACGTCGAGCTGGTCGGCCACCGCGCGGAGCAGGCCGGCGATCTTCGTGCCGTGCACCTTGTCGGGGTAGCGGCCGCGCTCCAGCATCGGAGTGATGTTCTCCAGCAGGGTCGTGAGGTCCTGCACGATGGACGCCAGCTCGTCGGGCTTGCGGCGCTGCGCGGCCGCGACCGAAGGCGCCGGATCCAGCACCGTCACGGAAAGCGCCTGGTCACCGCGCTGTCCCGCGACAACGCCGAACTCGACGCGCTGGCCGGGCTTGAGTGCGTCGACCCCGGCGGGGAGCACCGACGAGTGGACGAAGACGTCACCGCCGTCGTCGCGGGAGAGGAAGCCGAAGCCCTTCTCACTGTTGAACCACTTGACCTTGCCGGTAGGCACGTCCGTCCTCTGTCCTTGTGCTCGTCGGGGTCCGGTACGCCGCGCGGCGGCTCCGGACAACAGCGCAGCGGGTCATGGTGACCCGCCGTATCCAGGCTAGTGGGCGATCGACAGGTGACAAGACGTTCCCCGGTCCTTCGCCGGCTCTTCGCTGTCGGCTGCGCTGTCGGCTGCTTCGGCCAGGGAACTACCCTGGTGGGGTGACTGTTACTCCTCATGCCGATGAAGCGCGGCCCGGCGACGGGCTGGTGCGCGCCGGCGGCATCGTGTTCATCGTCGGCGCCGTGGCCACCCTCGTGACGATGGCCCCGCTGTTCCTGCACACCGACCCGTTCCCGTCGTACGCGTGGGCCGTGTGCATGCTGATGGGCGTCGGCTTCGCCATCTCGGCGGCGGGCGTGCTGCGCTCGGCGGCGGCCCAGCGGCGCGCCGCACGCGCCTCCCAGGCCTAGGCCCCCGCCGGCCGCGCGGTCAGACCGACTGCGCGGCGACGTACTCCGCGAGCCACTGCGGCAGCGCGGTGAGGTCCGGCAGCACCACGTCGGCGCCCGCCTCCCGCAGTTCCGGCTCGGGGCACGGGCCGGTCGGGACCGCCACCGACAGCGCACCGGCCGTACGGGCGCCGCGTACGTCTCCCACGTGGTCGCCGACGTAGACCTGCGCCCCGTACTCGCGCAGCGCGCCCGCCTTGGCCTCGGCCCACAGCCAGCCGATGACCGCGTCCGGCTCGATGCCGAGGTGCGCCAGGTGCAGCCGCGCGTTGGGCTCGTGCTTGGCCGTGACGACGATGGCGCGGCCGCCGAGCGCCTGGACGGCCTCGATCGCCTCGCGGGCGCCGGGCATCGCGGGGGTCGCCTCGATGGCGTAGGTCGGGTAGATCTCCCGGTAGCGGTCGGCCATGGCCGGGATCTCCGCCTCCGGGAACCAGCGGGCGAGCTCCTCGTCCAGCGGCGGCCCGAGCCGGGTGACGGCCTCGTCGGCGTCGATGAACGTGCCCGTCTCGGCGGAAAGCGCCTGGTAGGCGGCCTTGATGCCGGGGCGCGAGTCGATGAGGGTCATGTCCAGGTCGAAGCCGACGGTCAGCCGGTTCGCGGACCCGGCGGGCGCGGTGGGGGTCTCGGAGCTCATACCGCCATTGTGCCGAGCCGGGGCGGAGCGGCGGGAACGCAGGCCGAGCGCCGCCTTGCCGGGCGGTGAAATGCGGTGGTCCCGCCGACCGCGCCGGCGGCTCAGCGGCGGCGGGAGCGCCAGGCTAGGTAGAGGGCCGAGGCGACGGCCGCACCCCTGGCCAGCCACGGCCACATGCCCTGGAAGACCCCGCCGAGGCCGTCGTCCGTCAGCGGCGCCCCCCAGTGCCGTTCCAGGCGGCCCCACAGCCACACCACCGCGCCCGCGAACACGGCTCCCGGCAGCCCGAAGACGACCATCTTGCGCTCGGTCGGCCCCAGCACCCGCGAGGCGTACGCCAGCAGCCAGCCGCCGATCAGCAGCAGCCAGGACCCGGTGACCGCGCCCGCCACCAGCACGACCGCGGCCAGCAGCAGGAAGGCGTGCGGTTTCGGGCGTGCGGCGGCGCCCGCCGCGGGCGCGGTCGCCGCGTCCGCGGCGGCCCCGGCGGCCTTGGCCTCCCGGCGCTTCTTCAGGTACGCCACGAGACCCCGTAGCCCGGAGGCGGCCGTGGCGTCCGGCGCGCCCGCCGGGCCCCGCGCGGGATCCGGCTTCTCCTCCACCGGATCCCGGAACAGCTCGGGGATCTCCACGCCGCCGGCGAAGCCCTCCACCTGCGGCCCGGCCCCGTAGGGCCCCGGCGCGACCCGCCACCAGTCGGGCTCCGCCCCGCCGTCGGCGCCGAGTTCGTCGAGTCCGGCCAGGTGCGGCGGAGCGGGCGCGGTGTCCGCCGGGCGCGGCTCCGCCGCCGCCTTGCGGCGCAGCCGGCCGGGCCCGCGCTGGGTGGGCACCGCCGGGGCCGGGGCGGGCGCCGCGGCCGGCGCGGGGGCCGGCGACCCGCCGATGCCGTCGAGGACCTCCTCCGGCGTACCGATCCGCGCCAGGATGCGGCGCACGGCTGCCGGGGTCTCCGGCTCGTACTTGGCGCGCCGACGGTCGATCTCGTCCCGCAGCCCCGCCACCAGCCGCATCCGGTCCCCCGAGGACAGCTGCCGCCGCTGCGCCAAGTCCCCGACCCGGCTCAGATATTCGTAGACCAGATGGTCGCTCTCGATCCCCATGCCCGGCTCCTCCCGTACCACCCACCGGAAAGGTAGCGCGTGCGCCCGTGGAGCGGCCGAGGGCGCAGCGGATACCGTTGGCCGGATGGGGACCGGCCGACGCGACCATGGAGGCGACCGTGCCTGAGCCAAGCAGCGCTGCCGAAAGCGCCACAGCGAGCAGCGCCCCGCGCTCCCTCGCCGAGGCGCTGCGCGCCCGTGACGACGCGTCCCTCGGCGCCCTGCTGCACGCCCGCCCGGACCTGCTCGGCCCGGTGCCGGGCGACATCACGCAGCTGGCCACCCGGGCCGGCACCCGGGCCTCGGTGGTCCGCGCGCTGGACCGGCTCGACCGGTTCGCGCTCCAGACCGCGGAGGCCCTCGCGGTGGCCCCGGACCCGTGTCCCTACCCGGTGCTGGAGTCGCTGCTGGCCGGTGAACACGGCACCACCGGGGGCGGGGACAACGGCGCCCGCGCCGAACTGCCCCGCGCCCTGGCCACCCTGCGCGACCAGGCCCTGGTCTGGGGCGACGACGAGCGGCTGCGGCTGGTCCGCACCGCCCGCGAGCTCCTCGCGCCCTCCCCCGGCCGGCCCTCCCCCACCGGCCTCGGCCCGACCGTCGCCGAGGCCACCGCCGGGATGTCGCCGACCCGGATCCAGGAGATCGTGGCGGCCGCCGGGCTGCCGGCCACGCACGACCCGGTGTCCGCCGTGACCGCACTGACCGGCCTGTTCACCGACCCGGAGCGGATGTCGGCGCTGCTGGACGAGGCCCCGGCCGAAGCCCACCAGGTGCTCGGCCGACTCGTGTGGGGGCCGCCGTACGGGGAGGTCACGCCGAACCCGACGCCGCCCGTGCGCTGGCTGCGCGACCGCGGGCTGCTGCTGCCCGCGTCGGCGCGGACCGTCGTACTGCCCCGCGAGGTGGCACTGCACCTGCGCGGCGGCCTCGCGCACCGGGTGACGGAGCCGGTGGCCCCCGCGGTGCCCGCGGACCGCGAGCACCGTCCACAGCTTGTGGACGCCAACGCGGCCGGGCAGGCGCTGGCCGCGCTGTCCACCGTGGAGGAGCTGGTGAAGTCCTGGGAGCACGCCGGGCCGCCGGTGCTGCGGGCGGGCGGGCTGTCCGTACGCGACCTGAAGCGGACCGCGGCCACCCTGGACGGCACCGAGCCGGCGGCCGCGTTCTGGATCGAACTCGCCTACGCGGCAGGGCTGCTGGCCAGCGACGGGGAGGCGGACGAGCGGTACGCGCCCACCCCCGCCTTCGACGACTGGGTGGAACTCCCGCCCGCCGAGCGGTGGTCGGCCCTCGCCGCGGCCTGGTTGCCGGCCACCCGCACCGCCGGACTGGTCGGGGACCAGGACTCCAAGGGCCGCACCCTGTCCGTGCTGGGCCCCGAACTCGACCGCTCCGCCGCCCCCGAGGTCCGTCGGCGCGTCCTCGAACTCCTCGCCGCGCTGCCCGAGGGCGCCTCCGCCGACCCGAACGCCCTCCTGGCCCGGCTCGCCTGGGAACGCCCCGTACGGGGGACGAGCGAACTGCGCGCCCGCCTCGCGCGGTGGACGCTGACCGAGGCCGAGGTGTTGGGCGTCACCGGGCGCGGGGCGCTCGCCGGGCACGGCCGGGCACTGCTGGAGCACCGCGACCCGGCGCCGCTGCTCGCGCCGCTGTTTCCGGAGCCGGTGGACCACGTACTGCTCCAGGCCGACCTGACTGCGGTGGCGCCCGGGCCGCTGCGCCGGGCGCTCGGCGACGTGCTGGCCGTGCTCGCGGACGTGGAGTCCAAGGGCGGGGCGACGGTCTACCGCTTCACGCCCGGGTCCGTACGGCGGGCCCTGGACTCCGGCCGGGCCGCCTCCGACCTGCACGCCTTCCTCGCCGAGCACAGCATCACGCCGGTTCCGCAGCCGCTGGCGTACCTGATCGACGACGTGGCCCGGCGGCACGGGCACCTGCGGGTCGGCTCGGCGTCCTCGTACGTGCGCTGCGACGACGACGGCATGCTGAACGAGATCCTGGCCGACCGCCGGTCGACGGGGCTGGGCCTGCGGCGCCTGGCCCCGACCGTGCTGGCGGCGCAGGCCGAACCGGGCGCCCTCCTCGACGGGTTGCGGGCGATGGGGTACGCGCCGGCCGCGGAGTCCCTGACCGGCGACGTCGTCGTCGCGCGGGCCGACGCCCACCGCACGCCGGCGCGTTCGGCGCCGGTCCCGGTGCCGGACGGCCCGCCGGTACCGGACGCGACGCTGCTGGGGGCGGCCGTACGGGCCATCCGCGCGGGCGACCTGGCGGCGACGGCGGTGCGCAAGGAGCCCGCGGACCCGGCGGCCCCTGTCGCGGCACCGGGCGAACTCCCGCGCACGAGCGCGGCGGAGACCCTGGCCACGGTGCAGGCGGCAGCGCTGACCGGGTCGGCGGTGTGGATCGGGTACGTGAACGCGGACGGCGCGGCGAGCCAGCGGGTCATCGCCCCGGTACGGGTGGAGGGCGGCTTCGTCACCGGGTACGACCACACGGCGGACGAGGTCCGGACGTACGCCCTGCACCGGATCACGGGGGTCGCGGAGCTGGCGGAGGAGCACCTGTAGTCGCCGGCCGGGGGCGGAAAACGGCTGGCCGGGGCGGTGACCACCCGGCACTCTGGCCCCATGTCCGAAACACCGGGCCGGCAGATCCGCGCCGCCCACACCGACACCACCGTCACCGTCTACCAGGCGTACGCGCCCCGGCTGGGGGTGCCCGCGGCGCGCGACGGCCGCTTCCCGCCCGCCTGGAAGCGGGAGCGCATGACGTGGATCAAGCCGTCGTTCCTGTGGATGATGTACCGCTGCGGCTGGGCCACCAAGGCGGACCAGGAGACGGTGCTGGCCGTCGAGATCAGCCGCGAGGGCTTCGACCACGCGCTGCGCCACGCCTGCCTGTCCCATTTCGAACGCGGCACGCACACCGACCGGGAGGCCTGGCAGCGGGCCCTGCGCGAGGCCCCCGCCCGCGTCCAGTGGGACCCGGAGCGCGACCTGCACCTGAACCCGCTGCGCCACCGCTCGCTCCAGCTGGGACTGTCGGGGCCGGCCTCGCGGGCGTACGCCGACGAGTGGACGGTTTCCATCCGCGATGTGACGCCGCTGGCGCGGGAGATCCACGGCCTGGTGCGGTCCGGCGAGGAGGCGGCCGCGCGGGCGCTGCTGCCGGTGGAGACGCCGTATCCGGCGGGGTCGCTGGAGCACTTGGGCGGGTAACCGGACCGCGTCGCGAAAAACGGAATGGGATACCTCGTTTTCCCAGCTCAGAGCGGGTGGGGTGGCCTCCGGTTCCTGTTGCACAGCGGTGACACACGGGCGATGGATTGGTGATCCACAATGTGTGAAGATCAGTTCATCGCAGCAGCGGCCGAGGGAAAACGAACCGGCGCGAGAGCGACACCCTGAACCACCTGCCCTGGCGCTCTGCCGAGGCATCTCGCACGTTCCTTCGTCTGTTCTGCCGGCTGCCGCCGCTCCGCGCTGCTCGCCTGCCTTCGTGATTCCTTGGGGGGAGTCCACCATGTCCGCTCGCACCGCCACCCGCCGTCCCTTCCGCACCGCGGCCGCCACCGCCGTCGTCGCCGCCGTCGCCGGTACCGTCCTGATGCCGCTGTCGGCCTACGCCGCACCGGCCGAGAACGGCAACCACGACGCGCTGAAGATGACGATGGGCGCCCCGGCGCCGAGCGGCCCGCTGACCCGGGGCGGTGCGACGGAGACCTTCGAGCTGACCGCTACCAACACCACGGACAAGCCCAGCTCCTTCCACCCGTGGCTGCTCCTGCACGGCGCCGGCGCGAGCCCGCTCCAGCAGAGCGACGTCGTCTTCAAGGTCGAGGGCGTGACCGCGCCGGCGACCGAGTCCTCCATCGGGCAGCAGGACGGCGAGTGGCAGGGCATGTTCCACCCGGCGGGCAAGACCGGGGGCGAGGGCTTCGACATCCCGGCCGGCGGCAAGATGACCTGGAAGGTCACGATCGGCCTCGGCAAGAGCTACCCGACCACCAACGGCGACTTCACGCTGAAGGCCACGAGCTACTCGGGCGAGGTGGCGGAGAACAACACCGCCTCCCTGACCTTCAAGACGGACCCGGCGGTCAAGACCGGCAAGCTGGAGACCTCGTTCAAGAACGTCGGCGACTGCAAGGGCGTCCCGGCGGCCCAGTGCCGTGAGATGGACCTGAGCTACCGCCTCACCGGCGACGGCGAGTTCACCACGGCGCTCTACTCCTCGCTGAACGTGGGCTTCGGCTCCAACGTCAACGTGCCCAACCTCCAGCTGGAGATGCTGGTCGACGGCAAGTGGCAGGGCGTGAGCACCGCCGACCCCGACGCCTTCGTGCTGCCGACGATCCCGAAGGGCTTCAGCGCCGCCGCCGGCGAGCGCGTGCTGCACCTGCGGACCTCGTTCGGCCCGAACACGGACTACAAGAAGCCCACCACCGTCACCCTGCAGGCGAGCGTCAACCTCCCCGAGGGCAACACCTACGAATTCGCCAGCGCCGAGACGAAGTTCCAGCTCGCCCCGCAGACCGCGACCACCTCGCCGTCGCCGACCCCGAGCAAGTCCGCCACCACGCAGCCGTCCACGAGCCCGTCGCACTCCGCGTCCGCCACCACGGTCGCCGCCGGCAACACCAACACCACCGCGAACGGCAGCACCGGCTCCCTCGCCCACACCGGCGCCGACTCCAACACCGGCCTGTACTCCGGCCTGGCCGCCGTCCTCGTCGCCCTGGGCGGGGCCGCCGCCTGGCTCGGCGCCCGCCGCCGCCGCAGCGCCGCCCGCGGCTGACCTCCAGCACCCCGGTACACCGCAGGGGCCCGGCACACCACGTGCCGGGCCCCTGCGGCGTTCTCCGCCGCCCCTCTCACCGGGCCGCGTAGTCGATCCGCTCCGCCTCGAACGGCCACGCCTCGGCGAGCCAGCGCGTCACGGCCGCGTACAGGACCTCGTCGAGCGGCGCCCGGTCGGCCCGTACCCAGGAGCTGACGCTCACCCGCCCGGGGTCCTCCTTGCCCGGGTAGACGTAGAGGCATCCGATGACGTCGTCACCGTCCAGGACGCTGTACGTGAACCCCTTCCGCTCCGCGAAGTCCTGCGCGTGCCGGACCAGATCGGCCAGGTTCGCCTCCGCGGACATCCCCTCCGGCGGCGGCCACCCCCGCCCCTGGAAGCCGGGAGTGGCCCGCACGTGCTCGATGCTCCCGCTCCAGGCGGCGAGATCGCGTGCGTTGTGCTGCGCCCCGAGCGGTTCCAGCCGGAACCCGTCCGCTGCCAGCCCGAGGGGTACGTCGAACCCGTCCGGCACGAAAGAAGGTCGATCATCCATGCCCCGACCCTACGAACCGGCCCGCCCGCCGTCGCCGGGTTTTCCGTCCGTCTGCGCCGCCGGACTCCCGCGTCGGGCCGGCCCTCGCCGCGGACCGCGACGAACCCTCCCCACCCCGGTCGAGCGGCTCCACGACGCGATCGGGAAACGCGCACGATGGCTGCCCGGGTAGTCCGGCCGTGCGGGCCCCGGACACCGGGGCGCCCGATGCGGCAGACTGGAGGTTTGGCCGTCCGCGTCCGGGCAGCCACCCCACGCAGGAAAGGGACGTTTGTGAACGGGCCTCTCATCGTCCAGAGCGACAAGACACTCCTCCTCGAAGTCGACCACGAGCTCGCCGGTGCCGCGCGCCGCGCCATCGCCCCCTTCGCCGAGCTCGAACGGGCCCCCGAGCACATCCACACGTACCGGATCACCCCGCTCGGCCTGTGGAACGCCCGGGCCGCGGGGCACGACGCCGAGCAGGTCGTCGATGCGCTCGTCGAGTTCTCGCGCTACCCCGTCCCGCACGCGCTGCTCGTCGACGTCGCCGAGACCATGGCGCGCTACGGCCGTCTCACCCTCTCCAAGCACCCCGTGCACGGGCTGGTCCTGACCAGCACCGACCGGCCCGTGCTGGAGGAGATCCTGCGCTCCAAGCGCGTCGCCCCGCTGGTCGGGGCCCGACTCGACCCCGACACGGTGGCCGTGCACCCCTCCGAGCGCGGGCAGATCAAGCAGACCCTGCTCAAGCTGGGCTGGCCGGCCGAGGACCTCGCCGGGTACGTCGACGGCGAAGCGCACCCGATCGAGCTGGAGGAGAACGGCTGGGCGCTGCGGCCGTACCAGCAGCAGGCCGTCGAGGGCTTCTGGCACGGCGGCTCGGGCGTGGTCGTGCTGCCCTGCGGCGCCGGAAAGACGTTGGTCGGCGCCGGGGCCATGGCGAAGGCCAAGGCGACCACGCTGATCCTGGTCACGAACACGGTCTCGGCCCGGCAGTGGAAGCACGAGCTGGTCAAGCGGACCTCGCTGACCGAGGAGGAGATCGGCGAGTACTCCGGCACCCGCAAGGAGATCCGGCCGGTCACCATCGCCACCTACCAGGTCCTGACGACGAAGCGGAAGGGCGTCTACCCGCACCTGGAGCTGTTCGACTCCCGGGACTGGGGCCTGATCCTCTACGACGAGGTGCACCTGCTGCCGGCGCCGGTGTTCAAGTTCACCGCCGACCTCCAGGCCCGGCGGCGGCTCGGCTTGACCGCGACGCTGGTTCGGGAGGACGGCCGCGAGTCGGACGTGTTCTCGCTCATCGGCCCGAAGCGGTTCGACGCGCCGTGGAAGGAGATCGAGGCGCAGGGCTACATCGCCCCGGCGGACTGCGTCGAGGTCCGCGTGAACCTGACCGAGAGCGAGCGGCTGGCGTACGCGACCGCCGAGACGGAGGAGAAGTACCGCTTCTGCGCGACGACGGCGACGAAGCGGAAGGTCACCGAGGCGCTGGTGCGCAAGCACCAGGGCGAGCAGACGCTGGTCATCGGGCAGTACATCGACCAGCTCGACGAGCTCGGCGAGCACCTGGACGCGCCCGTCATCAAGGGCGAGACCTCCAACGCACAGCGGGAGAAGCTCTTCGACGCGTTCCGCGAGGGCGAGATCAGCGTGCTGGTCGTGTCGAAGGTCGCGAACTTCTCCATCGACCTGCCCGAGGCCACGGTCGCGATCCAGGTGTCCGGAACGTTCGGCTCCCGCCAGGAGGAGGCCCAGCGGCTGGGCCGCGTGCTGCGCCCGAAGGCGGACGGCCACGAGGCGCGGTTCTACTCGGTCGTCGCGCGCGACACGATCGACCAGGACTTCGCGGCACACCGCCAGCGCTTCCTGGCCGAACAGGGCTACGCCTACCGCATCATGGACGCCGACGAACTCCTGACGAGCGACTGACACCCCACAGATCGTGGCCGAGTACACGGTGTCGCGAGGCCGGCTGCTGCTCGTGCTGCTGAAGATCTTCGACGACGCGGACGTCCTGCTGCCCCAGGGTTGATCTGCGCACGGGGACCATGACGAGGTCCGGCTTCGGGTCCGGGCGGCGGCGGGTCGTCGCCGCCCGGACCAGGAGGGCGAGGAGCGGGACGGACCACACCCACAGGTGCGGCCAGTCCAGCAGCAGGGTCCGGACGGAGACGGGCGGGTGCCGGGCCCAGAACTCGGCCGAGGCCTGCGGGAGGACCAGCAGCCCGAGCAGCGCGGTCCCGGTGAAGGCACCCAGCGCCGTCAGAGCGGCCCGGATCCGGCGGGTCAGCAGCAGGTACGGGATGAACAGCGCCGGGGTCAGGGTGATCCCGGCGGCGGTGCCCAGGGCGAAGCCCTTGCCGAGGGCGGCGCGGGGCCGGCACAGGTCCCACAGGACCAGGCAGGCCAGCGCCAGGTTGATCTGGCCGGCGAGCAGGCTCTGGAACAGCGGCTCCACCCACAGACCGGCGATGGTCGCGGCCAGGACGGGCCCCGGGCGGGCCCGCAGTCCCGCGAGGCGGCACGACATCACGATCAGCAGGGCGAGCAGGCCTGCGTTGCCGAGGACGAAGACGGCCTTCAGGACGCCCGTGGGCAGCCAGGCGGCCGGGGTGAACAGGATCGCCGCGAAGGGCGGGTACGCGGCGGGAGGACGCCACTCGGCACCGCTGAAGCCGTCGACGAGGCCGTCCGCGATCGGGATCCGCATCACGATGCAGAGCACGCCGAGCACGAGGAGCGAGCCCGTGAGCAGCACGCCGACCAGGGGCGACGGCGGGGGGCTGGGACGGGGGCTCCGGGTCACGCGCGTGACCCTAGTGGATCATCGGCGTGGCTCCGCCGCTATCCGGCCAGGTCGCTGCGCGGGGCGGACCGGGTCAGCGGCGTATGACGCCGGCGTCCTCGCCGTATTCACCCAGGACGACGACGCTCACCGCGGCCGCCACGAAGACCTTCGCGGCGCGCAGGGCGTTGCCCACCAGGTGGCGCGGACGGGAGTCGGAGGTGGCGGTGGCGCCGCTAGGGCGGCCGCCCTGGATCGGGGTGAAGGTTGCGGTGCTCATGTATCCATGGTGCTCTTCCGCCCCGGTCACCACATCGCCCGCGGGGCGGAACCGCAGGCCTTCGCGCCTACTCCTCCCGACCCATGCCGTCCCCTAGGGCCTCTGCCCCAGGTCTGACACTCCCCGGTACTACACCCGTACGGACGTCCCGCCCGGAGGGACTTCCCTCCCGAATATTGCGTTCGCGCCCGACCGGCCCACTGACTACAATCTCCGCTCTTGCCGCCTCCCAGCGCCGTTTCGGGGAGAGCCGCCCGCCGCACGGAAACCGGCGGGCATCGTTCCGTACCGATCAGCAGCTGGAGGCATTTCCGTGTCCGCGCACGCCCCCGAAGCCGGTTCCCCAGCCCCCGCCGCCCCCGGCACCGACTCCGGCGCCCGCCCCCTCGCCCGCGAACAGGCCCACCTCACCGCCTCCCGCGCCGCGCTCCGCGCCATGCGCGAGGACGTGGAGGCCCTCGACATCCGCGACGTCACCGCGAACTGGGTCAACGCGATCGTCCTCCAGGCCCAGATCGACGACCGGATCAAGGCCCTCGCCGACCTCGCCCACACCCCGCTCTTCTTCGGCCGCCTCAACTACTTGCACGCGCCCGGCGCGGAACTCGCCGAAGGCGCGGAGGGCGAGCAGTTCTACATCGGCCGCCGCCACGTCCACGACGCCGACGGCGACCCCATGGTGATCGACTGGCGCGCGCCCGTCTCCCAGCCGTTCTACCGGGCCTCCAAGAACGACCCGCAGGACATCGCGCTGCGCCGCCGCTTCGGCTACACGGGCGGCGAGCTGACCGCGTACGAGGACGAGCACCTCTCCGATCCGGCGGAGGCCGCCGCCGCCGTCAGCAAGCTGCTCCAGCAGGAGATCGAGCGGCCGCGCGTCGGCCCCATGCGCGACATCGTCGCGACGATCCAGCCCGAGCAGGACGAGATCGTCCGCTCCGGACTGTCCGGTTCCGTCTGTGTGCAGGGCGGCCCGGGCACCGGGAAGACGGCGGTCGGCCTGCACCGTGTCGCGTACCTGCTGTACGCCCACCGCGAGCGGCTCGCCCGCACCGGCACGCTCG contains these protein-coding regions:
- a CDS encoding glycosyltransferase family 87 protein, encoding MTRSPRPSPPPSPLVGVLLTGSLLVLGVLCIVMRIPIADGLVDGFSGAEWRPPAAYPPFAAILFTPAAWLPTGVLKAVFVLGNAGLLALLIVMSCRLAGLRARPGPVLAATIAGLWVEPLFQSLLAGQINLALACLVLWDLCRPRAALGKGFALGTAAGITLTPALFIPYLLLTRRIRAALTALGAFTGTALLGLLVLPQASAEFWARHPPVSVRTLLLDWPHLWVWSVPLLALLVRAATTRRRPDPKPDLVMVPVRRSTLGQQDVRVVEDLQQHEQQPASRHRVLGHDLWGVSRSSGVRRRP
- a CDS encoding DNA repair helicase XPB, giving the protein MNGPLIVQSDKTLLLEVDHELAGAARRAIAPFAELERAPEHIHTYRITPLGLWNARAAGHDAEQVVDALVEFSRYPVPHALLVDVAETMARYGRLTLSKHPVHGLVLTSTDRPVLEEILRSKRVAPLVGARLDPDTVAVHPSERGQIKQTLLKLGWPAEDLAGYVDGEAHPIELEENGWALRPYQQQAVEGFWHGGSGVVVLPCGAGKTLVGAGAMAKAKATTLILVTNTVSARQWKHELVKRTSLTEEEIGEYSGTRKEIRPVTIATYQVLTTKRKGVYPHLELFDSRDWGLILYDEVHLLPAPVFKFTADLQARRRLGLTATLVREDGRESDVFSLIGPKRFDAPWKEIEAQGYIAPADCVEVRVNLTESERLAYATAETEEKYRFCATTATKRKVTEALVRKHQGEQTLVIGQYIDQLDELGEHLDAPVIKGETSNAQREKLFDAFREGEISVLVVSKVANFSIDLPEATVAIQVSGTFGSRQEEAQRLGRVLRPKADGHEARFYSVVARDTIDQDFAAHRQRFLAEQGYAYRIMDADELLTSD
- a CDS encoding N-acetyltransferase, with protein sequence MDDRPSFVPDGFDVPLGLAADGFRLEPLGAQHNARDLAAWSGSIEHVRATPGFQGRGWPPPEGMSAEANLADLVRHAQDFAERKGFTYSVLDGDDVIGCLYVYPGKEDPGRVSVSSWVRADRAPLDEVLYAAVTRWLAEAWPFEAERIDYAAR
- a CDS encoding LPXTG cell wall anchor domain-containing protein; this encodes MSARTATRRPFRTAAATAVVAAVAGTVLMPLSAYAAPAENGNHDALKMTMGAPAPSGPLTRGGATETFELTATNTTDKPSSFHPWLLLHGAGASPLQQSDVVFKVEGVTAPATESSIGQQDGEWQGMFHPAGKTGGEGFDIPAGGKMTWKVTIGLGKSYPTTNGDFTLKATSYSGEVAENNTASLTFKTDPAVKTGKLETSFKNVGDCKGVPAAQCREMDLSYRLTGDGEFTTALYSSLNVGFGSNVNVPNLQLEMLVDGKWQGVSTADPDAFVLPTIPKGFSAAAGERVLHLRTSFGPNTDYKKPTTVTLQASVNLPEGNTYEFASAETKFQLAPQTATTSPSPTPSKSATTQPSTSPSHSASATTVAAGNTNTTANGSTGSLAHTGADSNTGLYSGLAAVLVALGGAAAWLGARRRRSAARG